A portion of the Cyanobium sp. PCC 7001 genome contains these proteins:
- the rsmI gene encoding 16S rRNA (cytidine(1402)-2'-O)-methyltransferase — protein sequence MNPQPEPAPGVLYLVGTPIGHLGDLSPRARQVLAGVSRVACEDTRRSGLLLHQLGLRSREQGPRLLSFHQHNQTSRIPELLQALRDGEAVAVISDAGLPGISDPGEALVAAARAADLPVICVPGPCAVTTALVSSGLPCGRFCFEGFLPPKPQQRRRRLQELAGEERTLVLFEAPHRLLELLEDLLAVLGDRPLRVARELTKRHEEQVGPSVKAALEHFRRTAPQGECTLVLGGAPPAEAAAWDEESLRQQLAALMEQGLSGRDAARTLAERSGHSRRELYALLHQT from the coding sequence TCTACCTGGTGGGCACCCCGATCGGCCACCTGGGCGACCTCTCCCCCCGAGCCCGCCAGGTGCTGGCCGGCGTGAGCCGCGTGGCCTGCGAGGACACCCGCCGCAGCGGCCTGCTGCTGCACCAGCTCGGCCTGCGCAGCCGCGAGCAGGGGCCACGGCTGCTGTCGTTCCACCAGCACAACCAGACCTCCCGCATCCCCGAGCTGCTGCAGGCGTTGCGGGACGGGGAGGCGGTGGCGGTGATCAGCGACGCCGGCCTGCCCGGCATCTCCGACCCCGGCGAAGCTCTGGTGGCCGCCGCCCGGGCAGCGGATCTGCCGGTGATCTGCGTGCCCGGGCCCTGCGCCGTGACCACGGCCCTGGTGAGCAGCGGCCTGCCCTGCGGCCGCTTCTGCTTCGAAGGGTTCCTGCCGCCCAAGCCCCAGCAACGCCGCCGCCGGCTGCAGGAGCTCGCCGGCGAGGAGCGCACCCTGGTGCTGTTCGAGGCGCCGCATCGGCTGCTGGAGCTGCTGGAAGACCTGCTCGCGGTGCTGGGCGACCGGCCCCTGCGGGTGGCGCGGGAACTCACCAAGCGCCACGAGGAGCAGGTGGGACCCAGCGTGAAGGCGGCCCTGGAGCACTTCCGCCGCACCGCGCCCCAGGGCGAATGCACCCTGGTGCTGGGGGGCGCCCCACCGGCCGAAGCGGCCGCATGGGATGAGGAGTCGCTGCGGCAGCAGCTGGCGGCCCTGATGGAGCAAGGCCTCAGTGGCCGTGATGCGGCCCGCACCCTGGCGGAACGCAGCGGCCACAGCCGGCGGGAGCTCTACGCCCTGCTGCACCAGACCTGA
- a CDS encoding AAA family ATPase produces the protein MAARFLQLLGKDPATTRIRGFFEKGDPRKDSDRGRKGTYSHELVEQWITEGRGVYVVINDGGDTKTSISGCRALFNEWDDQPRPWQLTAWRALDMPEPTAQIDTGRQSIHTYWRLLEPITKEQFSDLQKRLAARGRSDPSIHDPSRVMRLPGCPRGDGDREPVLLLEGTGTPHDADTFEALLPPLPERPAPAPAAPANGAGLPPLQIASDLPPRPPEALEHALQQVPPFEHKQGRRQELVALCFRMHVELGADEALAVMQRHSPAVRDLPSYFRTKPTAISPGSLWPFLRDAYGIDISRRDLKSTRPSSDGAERFEAIGDAAGAGGQQQAASSVQDRQGAAQGPQQQQGIGTPEEALERLAERAAQLLADRVQFSARLPLMRIAADDMGITMRDAELMGMLTSARRRRLHGDAALLEPGQALDGSDAPWAWDGLILRGCMNLLVALPKVGKTSLLLAMIAAWHRNEPAFLDRPLWGPCPPVLLIGPDQPGRDWRRMLIHVGLMADDGRIKAPLVGLAHSGQPLHLTPEGIDTIASYAQRHPGLLVIVDSLTTAATMPLGLKEESPEAAMPVQELMEQLEPHGATLVLIHHAGKGNAQGSGTTASRGTTAIPGFASQVLKLEPVNPNNPGDRRRMLTTSGREGEPLGLVVERTDCGWVLHGSAAELSQQQADDTLLEKLTANQSDFLELAMERREKGLDFVTSAEVVEHLGLVGNGARQQARSIGQALKNRGLVVELKQPRPGMGGAVSRYGLTDKAIQALSRARTRAGATKSGFSGFPGF, from the coding sequence ATGGCCGCCCGCTTCCTGCAGCTGCTTGGGAAGGACCCGGCAACAACGCGAATCCGGGGATTCTTCGAGAAAGGAGATCCAAGGAAGGACAGCGACCGTGGCCGCAAAGGCACCTACAGCCACGAGCTGGTGGAGCAGTGGATCACCGAAGGCCGCGGCGTCTATGTGGTGATCAATGACGGCGGCGACACCAAGACATCGATCAGTGGCTGCCGTGCACTGTTCAACGAATGGGACGACCAGCCGCGCCCCTGGCAGCTCACCGCATGGCGCGCGCTGGACATGCCTGAACCGACAGCCCAGATCGACACCGGCCGGCAGTCGATCCACACCTACTGGCGACTGCTGGAGCCGATCACAAAGGAGCAGTTCAGCGACCTACAGAAACGGCTCGCCGCCCGGGGGCGCTCCGACCCATCCATCCACGACCCCTCGCGGGTGATGCGCCTGCCGGGCTGCCCGCGTGGCGATGGCGACCGGGAGCCGGTGCTGCTGCTGGAAGGCACCGGCACACCCCACGACGCGGACACCTTCGAGGCCCTGCTGCCACCACTGCCGGAGCGCCCAGCACCCGCGCCAGCAGCACCAGCCAACGGTGCCGGGCTGCCACCGCTGCAGATTGCCAGCGACCTGCCGCCCAGGCCGCCCGAGGCCCTCGAGCACGCGCTGCAACAGGTGCCGCCCTTCGAGCACAAGCAAGGGCGGCGCCAGGAGCTCGTGGCGCTCTGCTTCCGCATGCACGTGGAGCTGGGCGCCGATGAAGCCCTGGCCGTGATGCAGCGCCATTCGCCAGCCGTCCGCGACCTGCCCAGCTATTTCCGCACCAAACCGACGGCGATCAGCCCCGGCTCCCTCTGGCCCTTCCTCCGCGACGCCTACGGCATCGACATCAGCCGCCGCGACCTCAAAAGCACCCGCCCCAGCAGCGACGGCGCCGAGAGGTTCGAGGCGATCGGAGACGCTGCCGGGGCTGGTGGGCAGCAGCAGGCCGCCAGCAGCGTCCAGGACCGCCAGGGAGCCGCCCAGGGGCCCCAGCAGCAGCAGGGCATCGGCACACCCGAGGAGGCCCTGGAGCGGCTGGCAGAGCGCGCAGCGCAGCTCCTGGCCGATCGCGTGCAGTTCAGCGCACGGCTGCCACTTATGCGGATCGCCGCCGATGACATGGGCATCACCATGCGCGACGCCGAGCTGATGGGAATGCTCACCAGCGCGCGACGCCGCCGCCTGCACGGTGATGCCGCGCTGCTGGAGCCCGGGCAGGCCCTCGACGGATCCGACGCGCCATGGGCGTGGGATGGCCTGATCCTGCGCGGCTGCATGAACCTATTGGTCGCGCTGCCAAAGGTCGGGAAAACCTCTCTCCTGCTGGCGATGATCGCCGCGTGGCATCGCAACGAGCCCGCCTTCCTGGACCGCCCGCTCTGGGGACCCTGCCCGCCTGTCCTGCTGATCGGCCCAGACCAGCCAGGCCGCGACTGGCGCCGGATGCTGATTCACGTCGGGCTGATGGCCGACGACGGAAGGATCAAGGCGCCCCTGGTCGGCCTCGCGCACTCCGGCCAGCCGCTGCACCTGACCCCCGAGGGGATTGACACGATCGCCAGCTACGCGCAGCGCCACCCGGGGCTGCTGGTGATCGTGGACTCACTCACCACGGCCGCAACAATGCCCCTGGGCCTCAAGGAAGAAAGCCCAGAGGCTGCCATGCCGGTACAGGAACTGATGGAGCAGCTGGAACCGCACGGCGCCACCCTCGTCCTGATCCACCACGCAGGCAAGGGGAACGCCCAGGGCAGCGGCACAACCGCCAGCAGGGGAACGACCGCAATCCCTGGGTTCGCGTCCCAGGTGCTCAAGCTCGAGCCCGTCAACCCGAACAACCCTGGGGACCGGCGCCGGATGCTCACCACATCCGGCCGCGAAGGCGAGCCCCTGGGCCTGGTCGTGGAGCGCACCGACTGCGGCTGGGTGCTCCACGGCAGCGCGGCTGAACTGAGCCAGCAGCAGGCAGACGACACCCTGCTCGAGAAGCTCACCGCCAATCAGTCCGACTTCCTTGAGCTGGCGATGGAACGCAGGGAGAAAGGGCTCGACTTCGTCACCAGCGCCGAGGTGGTCGAGCACCTGGGCCTGGTTGGCAACGGCGCCCGGCAGCAGGCCCGATCCATCGGACAGGCCCTCAAGAACCGGGGGCTGGTGGTTGAGCTGAAACAACCCCGGCCAGGGATGGGTGGCGCCGTCTCCAGATACGGCCTCACCGATAAGGCAATCCAGGCCCTCTCGCGCGCGCGCACGCGCGCGGGGGCCACAAAATCAGGGTTCTCTGGGTTCCCTGGGTTCC